Within Synechococcus sp. NB0720_010, the genomic segment CCCTATCTGCGGCAGCTGGAGAAGAGCTCAAGCGAAGTTATCGGTGAGATGAGGCAGATTGATGGTTTCACAACAGGAGTTATCGCGCCATCACTACAGCTGCTCGCGTCTGCAACATCAATCATCGCGACACTCACCGCTTCTCTAATTGTAAGTTGGCAAGCCAGCCTCATTGCAATAGTCGCTTGCGTAGGGATTTACATCGTGGTCGCACTAGGGATCAAAAAGCCCCTAAAGGAATCGGGCTATGAGCTGGTTAATAGAGGCAAGCTAGAACTCAAGATCCAACAAGAATCACTCGGCGGGATCAGAGATATCTTATTAGATCAGAGCCAGGAGGTTCACCTCAGACGATATAGCCAGTCGATTAGAAGGAGCAAGCTATTGGGTGCCAGAGTTGGCTTCCTTCAAACAACACCACGCTTCATCATTGAAGGTGCAGCATATGTTGCCCTTGGATTTCTGTGCCTAGCCATGATTAACGCAAAAGAGAGTTCGTATTTATCGATTCCTATTTTAGGTTCACTGGGCCTAGCTTTTCAAAATATGCTTCCCAATGCACAGCAAGCATTTAGCTGTTGGTCATCGTTCAGAGCGAGCCAGGCTTCTGCTTCAGTGGTCTCTGCGATGGTTCGAGAGAGAACGCCTAACAGACCAACACGAGTGAAATCACGGGAGCTAGATTCCAACAGTTTCGCTAATTGGAGCAGAACCATTGCTCTGAGAGATGGATATTTTCGATATCGGGAGAATTCAAGGGAAGGTCAAGAATACTGCCTCTCGAAGATCGAGTTAACGATCGAGAAAGGCAACATATTCGGAATCGCGGGCAAGACAGGAAGCGGCAAGAGCACTCTGGTTGATATTATTATGGGCCTTGTGCCTTTAACACATGGCCATATGGAAGTAGATAACATGATTTTAAAGACAGAAGCACAGCGATTAGCATGGATGTCGCAGGTTGCACACGTACCCCAGACAATTTTCTTGAGTGACTCAAGTATTGCCGAGAACATTGCGT encodes:
- a CDS encoding ABC transporter ATP-binding protein; translation: MASLSQGMMVLSVGPLLQAVSQLGHGNPLGTGFVSGEPNAVSALVDNTNLTFTAISFIVLALLSNSLRLLAAWGNGLLTAMISRDLNEIAFRNILYQPYLRQLEKSSSEVIGEMRQIDGFTTGVIAPSLQLLASATSIIATLTASLIVSWQASLIAIVACVGIYIVVALGIKKPLKESGYELVNRGKLELKIQQESLGGIRDILLDQSQEVHLRRYSQSIRRSKLLGARVGFLQTTPRFIIEGAAYVALGFLCLAMINAKESSYLSIPILGSLGLAFQNMLPNAQQAFSCWSSFRASQASASVVSAMVRERTPNRPTRVKSRELDSNSFANWSRTIALRDGYFRYRENSREGQEYCLSKIELTIEKGNIFGIAGKTGSGKSTLVDIIMGLVPLTHGHMEVDNMILKTEAQRLAWMSQVAHVPQTIFLSDSSIAENIAFGVDYNEIDNDRVQWAASMACASEFINLLPDGLSTMVGERGNRLSGGQRQRLGIARALYKDSSLLVLDEATSALDSKTETDVMANISALGKTHTVIMIAHRLSTLRQCDKVLLIKNGRIDCIFNSGLDPGIELGLH